A region of the Antedon mediterranea chromosome 4, ecAntMedi1.1, whole genome shotgun sequence genome:
TGTGAGAACAGTCATGCATAACTTAAACGAACATACAGGAGGCCAGTCCAAGTCCACAGTACCATTACCAGTGTTatttaccagggaagagtgaaatttacTCTTCTCTGGTGGTAATACTAATCTAGCTAGCCTTTTAGGCCTGCCTCTCACTGACTGaatttgtattcaatattatatttatattattatcaattcatATATCAAATTTCTAGTCTCTGATTTAGCCTTTCTGTTTATATATCCGATTGGtcatgttatgcgcgatttgaacgatttgcgcaatttgaaattgcgcaaaaaaaatccttgcgcaatttgaattgaaacatgtgtttcaaattgcgcaagcaacatattaaattgcgcaaggaatctacaaattgcgcaaggtttttcgacagattgtgaaatcatgcacacccatatttttatagtaatttctaagaatgattcaaaattaaagataaatatcgcatttccttattttagtagagcaaatattgttataagttagcataccgtcgaagaaccgacgaaggaaaacgaagcggtggtgttccaccaggcgggcgcggcgcgggcggccggctatactactctagcctagctagggtctggactactgatactgactaggtatctattaaaaacttaaaaagtgagtattaaacattatcttcattgaaatggtcttatttataataataaaatactaaattttaaactcctctgcctagcctagccatgtatgggaaaatttacagttcgttttcaaattgcgcaaaggtgtcatattgcgcaagaactatcttgcacaatttacaaattgtgcagcgcaatttaaaattgcgcaaagattttcttgcgcaatttgaaattgcacaagttgattgcgcaatttgaaattgcgcaaaaaaatccttgcgcaattttaaattgcgcaaggatttttttgcgcaatttcaaattgcgcaaatcgttcaaatcgcgcataacagtcATTTAAAATAGTAGACTCTAGTAGGTACAATATACCATGACGCAACTAAGTATACtctgtatactgtatactacAAGATCTTTTATGTACAGTTTGTAAAGCGACCAGTCGAAAACACCTGCTAGAAAAGTCactaaatgtgtttttttttatattttacctgTAGTCCTTGAATGAAAATGGCGACAACAGGAGCATCCAGATGTCTTCAAGGGTTAATGCGAGTCATCTCTGTTAAGAATGTTTGTTATCCAAGACTTATAATTACTAACAATCATAAAAATTGTCAATATATGGCAGCAAACAGAACATGGTTTTCCActtgtcaaataaaaaataatggaatatCAGGGAATGAAACATatttaattaaagataaaaTCAAAGAGGATACAGAAAATGTAGAGACATCAGAAATAAAGAAGGTTGACGATGGTgaagatttaaataataattcactACAACACGTAATGACCATAGATAAAATACAGCCATTTGACGACAACACATACGTGGATATTCTTGCGGAAACGGAGACACCAACGATTCTTGATTCGTACACCAAGCCATCTCTTCCTGCGCAAACATTTACGTTGCAGTCGTTTGTCCAGCAGTCCCCAACGCTTCAGAAACTGGTACACCTCGGGGTTGACCTTCACAAAATCCAGAAGAGACAAGATGCAGCTAATGCCATTCTCAAAATGGACTTCGACCGAGACATCAAAGATAAAATTGCATTTCTTTACAATGTTGGTGTTGCCAGTGACAATTTAGGCAATTTTATAACAAAGAATCCACATATTttaagtgacgaattaaattctctTGAAGTTAGAATCTCGTATCTTAATTCTAAGAAATTTTCCAAAGATTCTATATCGTTAATTGTCAACAGAGCTCCATATTTCTTAAGTTTTTCTGTAAGTTGAAATACTTTACGTTTTTCCATAAATTGAAATACTCTACGTTTTTCCATAAGTTGAGATACTTTAAGTTTAACCTAAGTTGAaatactttttcttttttaagtTTTCTCTAGAAATATGTTCATGTGTTTTTGATAATGaacgaaaataacaaaattaaattctttttatTCCTCTGAATAGACAGAAAGAGTTGATAGAAAGCTTGGTTATTTCCAGAAGGAGTTTCACCTGACAGGCAATGAAGTTAGACACCTCGTAACCAAATGTCCACAGGTACAGTAACCAGGTTTGTTAGCAGTGACGTAACAGCTATGAGAGCACTCAGTGgttaaacccaggggccccaaaACTTATGCGGGCCCCTGAGCAGGGCCCAGAAGAAGAAAACATGTATTGTATGtcaaaaaaggctaaaaacgttGTAGACCTCCAGTGTTAGAAGGGGCTTTAGGCATCTGCATAGAGAAGTCTAAGAAGTGGAACCCAACAAACTTGTCCTTGTAGCTGTTGATAGTTTCACCTTGTGATTAACCCCAACACATTTTACgctctttttttattaatgtactaatattttgattatttcaataaatgtaaatgttttcatttactTGTAGTTGGTAACTAACAAAATCTCTCGGATACAAGAAAACATGTATGTGATACATAATCTGCTTGGTTTTTCAAAGTCCGCAATGAAAGTAATGGTCCTCAAGTCACCCAAGTTGCTTCTTGCAGGTAATAGTGATTGCATGTATTTTGACTTGATAGCTGCATAGTCAGATAGTCATGCACTAtgtaatagaaaaaaaacttaaaagtgTTTGAATTAAGTAGTGGATTCTCTTCTAATGTGCTGGTTATATTGCTGATGAGATGTTGCTGTCCTGGGTATATAGCTGCCCTGGGTATATAACACCCTGGTTATATAGCTGCCCTGGGCATATAGCTTTCCTGGGTTATAACTGTCCTGGATATTTAGCTCCCCTGGTACAGTATATGTAGCTGCCCTAGTTATTTAACAGCCCAGTGTATATAGTTGCCGTGAGTATGGTATGCTTCTGGCCTGGATATAAAGTTGCCCTGGCAACGCCTGGCCATGGATTTATTCCTGCATGACCTTTTTgtgtttcttttatttcaggTAAACAGAGTTTGATGAATACATTTGATTACATACATAATGAGATGGAAATACCTCATCAACTGTTCATTCATTTTCCTGCTGTATTAAGAACTCGTTTACTCAATGTTAAAGAAAGAGATCAggtatgtttttaaatgttaattcgTATTAGGCCCTTCATGGACCCACGGTAGCCAGCCGTGCAgagcctaccagatcagcacaccgagagacgatcccctactcttttcaaatattatttaacatgCACTCCCAGtgtcatttatatatattgCTTGATTTTATGACTTCAGTGATGAAAGTATTATGAACAGTACATTTCAATGTACAATAATTGCGCATTACATTTTTCAGTTAAATTTACAGTTTTAGTGATTTATAGCGCCATCTATTTTAGATTTTGGCccagtaagtttttttttagcaAGGCTgtattttttggtaattatttgTGTTGTCATAAGATCAGCTGAAAGAACTCTGTTTTCAATTGATGCTCTGGTTAGGCAGcataacaatttttttagatCTAGTTAATCTATCATAATATTTTTCAttctaatttttaattttctcaGTATTTGCGAAACCTTGGCCTTGCACAATATGATCCGAAGATGCCAGGCTACATATCCTTACAGAAACTTGTGGAAGGATCAGATGAGTTATTCTGTCAAGAAATTGCTAAGTCATCAGTAGAAGATTTCAATGCTTTTCTAAAaactatataaattattttcactAAAGCAGGGGAAATTATTGAGGCATAGGTGTCATAAACCTGGCTATACGTGTGCTTAGCCCCATGGGCATATGGCCGAAACCTAATTTAACCCTTCCCTTAAAACTCGGAttccaaataaatttatattattccGGAAGTTATTCCAATTGAAGTTTAATCTGAAAAGAGAGCCAGATAGAAACTTTAAAAACAGGTTGTTAATATGGTCGGAGCACTGGTACACTTTGTATGTCTTGCTATCTGTGTGCATCAGGAGAATCGAATGTGGGGCTAGGCTTATCTGACAACTTTGGGTAATTTATGTCTTCTTTAATTACAAACATAGCAAGAGAGCTCTTTATGTTATGGTTCCCTGTCATTTGAGATTTTGCACTGGGTTACACCAggaagttgtaaaataattactCCCTGGTTACACCCTCCCCTCTCTAACTATGCATTGTCTCTAATGCAGATATAGCATTCCCAAtattagataaaaaaaacataaaaagatGGATTTCTTAAATTATCGTATTGTAACCTAGCTGGTGGTCTTCTTTCTCTACGTGGATGGGTCGAAGTCTCCTCTCCTCTCAAATCGTCATCAAGGGGTTCTTCATGATCGATTTGGTCAGTGGTCGGAGGTTTATCAGTTGCATCACTTGAAGTTAACAAAACCAGTTCATCCATTGAAGTTGGTTCCGGTTGAGTAATGATTGGTTGTGACGTTTTGGATGTTGGTAGAGTTTGGGTGTCATCTGCTGAATCTGCATCACTACCCACAGCTTCCATATCTTGCATTGGTTCCTCTATACAAGGGGTAGatacattattatcatcatccaAGATGGTGGTTGTATCAGTCACAGTCATTTCTTTATTATCACTAACAGTGATGATGTTACTGTCATCATCAACAGAACTGCAGTCTTCATGTCCATCTCTGATAAGCATTCCGTCTCCGATACCTTCCACAATAACCGTATCCGGTATCGGTTCATGCGTGCTATCTACACACGAATACGACCTGGGCGTAGGATCTACCACAGCTCCAGTTTCGTTTGCTGCTGTCTCCGACGCATTAGGATCCACCATTATTTATTCCATCAACAGCAACATGAGTGGCATTTATCTTTGtatttattaacttttttttctaattCAGTACACTTTTCGCATGGCCGTTGAATTCTAAATGGTTCAGATGGTTCTAAAAATATTTCTCGAATGTCCTTCTTCGCCACAGCTGGCTTACACTTActctaaaataatcataatgcAATTACGTTATacaaatgttaataatatatgCTACAATTAATGTTCATATTTAGTTTATTCTAGCAAAGCATAGGCCTAGTTAATAGTAACTCTTTCTTTGTCTTTACTCACATCTTTTTCTAGGCCTACATCTGCTTTTCATTTCAATCCCTTTCCAGTCGGCAGCAGACTATCTTGACATTGTTTAACCATAACAGTTCTTTTTATCTCCATCGCCTGCTCCTTgccttattaataataatattattagagAATAATAATTAGGgtaatttaaataacataacaaaaattaatataataaatactaggcctaggagaCCCGGTCATAATTCAGGATCCACCATTATACCATCAACGGCAACTTTGGGTATTGCTTCACTCAAAACACTTTCTTTGTTACCAGTCTCAATATCGTGGATTACTTCAGGAGGTTCCTTCTGATCAACCAGTAACCGGATAAGTGATCTTCTATACTCGCCAGTGGAACTATACCTCGATTAATACCTCCATTGACATGCAGGAATGGTAGTCGAGCCTTTTGCTTTTACTACTCCCAACTTCCCTTCGCTACCTAATTGTGCTTCTTTCTCTGCTTTGCTATACAGTGTGGCGCACCAGGAATGCATATTTAACTTTTGCAAGTTTTGATTACCAACATCTTTCTTACATCTTCGTCTTAAATTATCAAAAAGTCCAGTGTTGGTACCAATTATAATTGGGTGTTGTGCCTGTGGATTGTCTTTTACTACTAAGGTTAAAGTTGAAAACGACTGGTCGGGTGCCAGCAAAATATTGGTTAAAGCCCAATTCTATCTTGGTCCAGCAAAGATTCGGTATATTTTCGCCTCCATCATGCCAAAGAAGGAGGTCAGAAAGTGGATACAGCTTTGTATAAAGACTCAAAGATGGAATTACTAACTTGAGATCCGCTGTCGAGGAGGGAAGGATGGCAAATTCCAGTAATGTAACAGACATCAACTATACTCTCTCCAACTAAACCATGTGGAATGTCACCATTCGGAGCTACTGGTCGTTCGTCTGATGACATCTGGTCGCTCCTTCTCAGATGCCGTCTTCCGTTTCCCTGATGCAGTGCAGCTATCAGTTTTTCGTTTACTAGCTCTTTGTTCTGGCTATTCTGGTAACTATGTCTCTCGCCttttccttctttttttttacttggcATTCCTCTACGCTCCTGTCCTAGCAGAGTCAGGTAGGTCAGTGCATTAGAACCTTGATCTTGAAGATGCAGGTCAACGAGAAGAAGTTGGTAGTATATAGTTCCCTTCAGGAATTGCTTCATTGGTTGGCCTTGTCTGCTGTAATTTCTCCTTATTGTACTATCTGTCTTAATGAAGACTGTAGTCTGGACAGGTAATCAGAAGGCTTCTCACCTGCTTGCTGATGATCTAAACCCACAAACTTGTGATAGAGTTCTTCTCCCTGAAGCAAAGTTCCAAACACCACCTCCAACGCGTCCACGTAGTCTTTGGCGGTGGCTTGCTGGTTATCTTCAAGTCATCTATTATATCTAATGCTTGGGATCTTTGAGCCGCTCTCAGTCTTCTTCTCCAATTGCGATACTTCAGTTTCGGCTTCTTCTGTCAGCGCTTTGGCTTGCGTCTGCCATTTTATTTGtcctaatttttttatttagttgtgTGACCAGACCTTTAGGTAGTTGCTACCAAACGAAAGTCTAGACAGGTCAATTGCCGGTGAAGTGATAGTTAGAAGCTGTTAGTGCCGGAGGATGATTCCACTGGTGTTGAAGTCACGGCTACCTTCTGTAGCATGATGGTTCGCATCTCTATGTCTTCGGTTACCACAATCGTTTCTGGAAGTTTTAGTTCTCTGACATGTATGGACAGCTTTGCCAATACTAGCGTCTTCTGCCAGGCATGAGCATCTACCTCCTCTCCTCTGTCCACTGTTTCAGTTGGAAGCGACCCACACAGAGAAATAATAAATTCGTTTTGTAGGAATTTCCAATTTTCGGCGGACTAACAACAAACATCAATCTACGGGGTAGTTTCTTTCCTCACACCACTCGATTCCGTAGGAAACACTGGCTCAATATTCCCTAAATTTCCAAGCTTCAATTGGGATTCCCGGACGAGCCCCCAATTTGTAACCCTTCTTGTtcgataaaaataaatttatattattccGGAGTTTATTCCAATTGAAGTTTAATCTGAAAAGAGCCAGTCGTACGGACCagatagaaatttaaaaaacaggTTGTTAATATTGTTGAAGCACTCTTACACTTTGTATTTCTTGGTTTTATCTGTGTGCATCAGAGGAATGGAATGGGGGGCTAGGCTTATCTGACAACTTTGGGTAATTTATGTCTTCTTTAATTACAAACATTGCAAGAGGGCTCTTTATGGCTTTCTGACATTTGGGATTTCGCACTGGGTTACACCAATATTTTCACAATTCAAGTAATTCATTTTGTTCAGTTTATGTGCTCTATCGAACTctatttgatattattttctgCTTCATGAGGTGGTGCCAGAAAATGTGCAGTAAATAATTACTTTAGACCGTACTCTGACGTAGTGTGTACATCTGACCAAACCTAATGTTGCACAATCCGACCTCCCAAATCTCGCAACAATCTCGGGAATCTCCTGTTAGATTCAGATATTT
Encoded here:
- the LOC140047368 gene encoding transcription termination factor 3, mitochondrial-like → MKMATTGASRCLQGLMRVISVKNVCYPRLIITNNHKNCQYMAANRTWFSTCQIKNNGISGNETYLIKDKIKEDTENVETSEIKKVDDGEDLNNNSLQHVMTIDKIQPFDDNTYVDILAETETPTILDSYTKPSLPAQTFTLQSFVQQSPTLQKLVHLGVDLHKIQKRQDAANAILKMDFDRDIKDKIAFLYNVGVASDNLGNFITKNPHILSDELNSLEVRISYLNSKKFSKDSISLIVNRAPYFLSFSTERVDRKLGYFQKEFHLTGNEVRHLVTKCPQLVTNKISRIQENMYVIHNLLGFSKSAMKVMVLKSPKLLLAGKQSLMNTFDYIHNEMEIPHQLFIHFPAVLRTRLLNVKERDQYLRNLGLAQYDPKMPGYISLQKLVEGSDELFCQEIAKSSVEDFNAFLKTI